A genomic segment from Streptosporangium roseum DSM 43021 encodes:
- a CDS encoding proline iminopeptidase-family hydrolase, whose amino-acid sequence MAIPEPTTQGLAPFKDWHTWYRVTGDLNADKAPLVVLHGGPGAAHDYTLRMARLAERDRAVVHYDQLGVGLSTHLPERGADFWTVGLFLDELDNLLAHLGIAGRYHLIGQSWGGMLAAEHAVLRPEGLKGLVIADSPASMKLWREECDRLRSELPAEVERTLREHEAAGTTDSPEYRAAEKVFNARHVCMIVPNPPEVLASDAKTAEDPTVYHTMNGPTEFHVVGTLQDWSVTDRLHQVTAPTLLVSGRHDEATPRTVQPFADHIPDVRWQIFEHSSHMPHIEEEELFLQVVGSFLDSTD is encoded by the coding sequence GTGGCGATCCCCGAACCGACCACCCAGGGCCTGGCCCCCTTCAAGGACTGGCATACCTGGTACCGCGTCACGGGCGACCTGAACGCGGACAAGGCCCCCCTCGTCGTGCTGCACGGCGGCCCCGGCGCGGCCCACGACTACACGCTGCGCATGGCGCGGCTGGCCGAGCGGGACCGGGCGGTCGTCCACTACGACCAGCTCGGCGTGGGACTCTCCACCCACCTGCCCGAGCGCGGCGCCGACTTCTGGACCGTCGGGCTCTTCCTCGACGAGCTGGACAACCTGCTCGCCCACCTCGGCATCGCGGGCCGCTACCACCTGATCGGCCAGTCCTGGGGCGGCATGCTGGCCGCCGAGCACGCCGTACTGCGGCCCGAGGGCCTCAAGGGCCTGGTCATCGCCGACTCGCCCGCCTCGATGAAGCTCTGGCGCGAGGAGTGCGACCGGCTGCGCTCCGAGCTCCCGGCCGAGGTCGAGCGGACGCTCCGCGAGCACGAGGCCGCCGGGACCACCGACAGCCCCGAGTACCGCGCGGCGGAGAAGGTGTTCAACGCCCGCCACGTCTGCATGATCGTTCCCAATCCGCCGGAGGTCCTGGCCAGCGACGCCAAGACCGCCGAGGACCCGACCGTGTACCACACGATGAACGGGCCGACCGAGTTCCACGTCGTCGGCACCCTGCAGGACTGGTCGGTCACCGACCGGCTGCACCAGGTGACCGCCCCGACCCTGCTCGTCTCCGGGCGGCACGACGAGGCCACCCCTCGCACCGTGCAGCCCTTCGCGGACCACATCCCCGACGTCCGATGGCAGATCTTCGAGCACTCCAGCCACATGCCGCACATCGAGGAAGAGGAGCTCTTCCTGCAGGTGGTCGGCTCATTCCTCGACTCCACGGACTAG
- a CDS encoding leucyl aminopeptidase, which translates to MEVSLSPLPAAEIAADLLVLPVREGHDPGLGLGGVLGQVRFTGGAGQDLLLPRRDGDAFRAAAVLLVGLGDADDEHAVRRAVGRVAPRLADFPTVAIAFPDVRAVIEGVRLGGYRFDGYKSEPRGRAFRELVILAGEDPEGVARAGIVADAVTFARDLVNTPAGDLVPMDLAERARAMAEACGLGVRVLDAGALREGGFGGILGVGAASANPPCLIEVSHPGDGVSGRVGLAGKGITFDSGGLAIKGLGAMSTMKCDMAGGATMLAVVQAAARLGLPVGVTAVVPAAENMVSGSATRPGDVLTHRNGRTTEVTDTDSEGRLVLADALAYLAEGSPDVLIDAATLTYSVMHALGEDITGVIGSDRGLVGELIAAGARAGEPMWELPLWEPYAARLESEMADAKNEGGSLADATIAALFLRPFTAGLPWAHLDFATTAYLDRATDLGPAGATGAMVRTLIGYLESRS; encoded by the coding sequence ATGGAGGTCTCCCTCTCCCCCCTCCCCGCCGCCGAGATCGCCGCAGACCTGCTCGTCCTGCCGGTGCGCGAGGGGCACGACCCCGGACTCGGCCTGGGCGGCGTGCTCGGCCAGGTCAGGTTCACCGGCGGGGCCGGTCAGGACCTGCTGCTGCCCCGCCGGGACGGCGACGCCTTCCGCGCCGCGGCGGTCCTGCTGGTCGGGCTCGGCGACGCCGACGACGAGCACGCCGTACGGCGGGCGGTGGGCCGCGTCGCGCCCCGGCTCGCCGACTTCCCCACCGTGGCGATCGCCTTCCCCGACGTCCGGGCGGTCATCGAGGGCGTGCGGCTGGGCGGCTACCGGTTCGACGGCTACAAGAGCGAGCCGCGCGGGCGGGCCTTCCGCGAACTGGTCATCCTGGCCGGTGAGGACCCCGAGGGGGTCGCGCGGGCCGGGATCGTCGCCGACGCGGTGACGTTCGCCCGCGACCTGGTCAACACCCCGGCCGGCGACCTGGTCCCGATGGACCTGGCCGAGCGGGCGCGGGCGATGGCCGAGGCGTGCGGGCTGGGCGTGCGGGTGCTGGACGCCGGCGCGCTCCGCGAGGGCGGCTTCGGCGGCATCCTCGGCGTCGGCGCGGCCAGCGCGAACCCGCCCTGCCTGATCGAGGTGAGCCACCCCGGTGACGGCGTGAGCGGCAGGGTGGGCCTGGCGGGCAAGGGCATCACCTTCGACTCCGGCGGTCTCGCCATCAAGGGCCTCGGGGCGATGTCCACCATGAAATGCGACATGGCGGGCGGCGCGACCATGCTCGCGGTCGTCCAGGCCGCAGCCCGGCTGGGGCTGCCGGTGGGGGTCACCGCGGTGGTGCCCGCCGCCGAGAACATGGTCAGCGGCTCCGCGACCCGGCCCGGGGACGTTCTCACGCACCGCAACGGGCGGACCACCGAGGTGACCGACACCGACAGCGAGGGCCGCCTGGTGCTGGCCGACGCGCTCGCCTACCTGGCTGAGGGCTCTCCGGACGTGCTGATCGACGCGGCCACGCTGACCTACTCGGTGATGCACGCCCTAGGCGAGGACATCACCGGGGTGATCGGCAGCGACCGGGGACTGGTCGGCGAGCTGATCGCGGCCGGCGCGCGGGCCGGTGAGCCGATGTGGGAGCTGCCGCTCTGGGAGCCGTACGCCGCCCGGCTCGAATCCGAGATGGCCGACGCGAAGAACGAGGGCGGCAGCCTGGCCGACGCGACGATCGCCGCGCTGTTCCTGCGGCCGTTCACCGCCGGGCTGCCCTGGGCCCACCTGGACTTCGCCACGACCGCCTACCTGGACAGGGCCACCGACCTGGGCCCGGCGGGGGCGACGGGGGCGATGGTCCGCACGCTGATCGGCTACCTGGAGAGCCGCTCCTAG
- a CDS encoding ABC transporter permease — protein sequence MIGYILRRFGAAVLVLFAISVLVFLIFFATPGVDPAARIAGKNADPATLEQVRASFGFDQPLPVQYLMMMKHLFVSHDLTSFVNRGTLVIPQIMDAVPVTLSLVVGAAVIWMVLGVAMGTLAGAMRGTLVDPLVMLLGVFGVSLPVYWLGEVVNLITQKELHDSVFSWVPPLGYVPFSQSPGQWALHLLLPWLTLALLYAGIYARLLRGELIQALNEDYVRTARAKGLSERRILIRHALRCSLIPIVSLFGLDFGALVGGAALLTEVVFGLPGVGKLTYQALQNLDLPVIMGTVLYAAFFVVLANAVVDVLYARLDPRVRRA from the coding sequence ATGATCGGCTACATCCTGCGGCGCTTCGGCGCCGCGGTGCTCGTCCTCTTCGCGATCAGCGTGCTGGTATTCCTGATCTTCTTCGCCACTCCGGGCGTGGACCCGGCGGCCCGCATCGCGGGCAAGAACGCCGACCCGGCCACGCTGGAGCAGGTGCGCGCCTCGTTCGGCTTCGACCAGCCGCTGCCCGTGCAGTACCTGATGATGATGAAGCACCTGTTCGTCAGCCACGACCTCACCTCGTTCGTGAACCGGGGCACGCTGGTCATCCCGCAGATCATGGACGCGGTCCCGGTCACGCTCTCGCTCGTCGTGGGCGCCGCGGTGATCTGGATGGTGCTGGGCGTGGCGATGGGCACTCTCGCCGGAGCCATGCGCGGCACGCTGGTCGACCCGCTGGTCATGCTGCTCGGCGTCTTCGGCGTCTCGCTGCCGGTCTACTGGCTGGGCGAGGTGGTCAACCTGATCACCCAGAAGGAGTTGCACGACTCGGTCTTCTCCTGGGTCCCGCCGCTCGGCTACGTCCCGTTCTCGCAGAGCCCGGGACAGTGGGCGCTGCACCTGCTCCTGCCCTGGCTCACCCTGGCCCTGCTGTACGCGGGGATCTACGCCAGGCTGCTGCGCGGCGAGCTGATCCAGGCGCTGAACGAGGACTACGTGCGCACCGCCCGCGCCAAGGGCCTGTCCGAACGGCGCATCCTGATCAGGCACGCCCTGCGCTGCTCGCTGATCCCGATCGTGTCGCTGTTCGGCCTGGACTTCGGCGCCCTCGTCGGCGGCGCGGCGCTGCTCACCGAGGTGGTCTTCGGCCTGCCGGGCGTCGGCAAGCTCACCTACCAGGCGCTGCAGAACCTCGACCTGCCCGTGATCATGGGCACGGTCCTCTACGCCGCCTTCTTCGTCGTGCTGGCCAACGCCGTGGTGGACGTCCTGTACGCCCGGCTCGACCCGAGGGTGCGCCGTGCCTGA
- the truB gene encoding tRNA pseudouridine(55) synthase TruB yields the protein MSTARAKRTPPPSGLVIVDKPAEWTSHDVVGKLRGIAGTRRVGHAGTLDPMATGVLVVGVEKATRLLGHLALTEKGYDATIRLGQSTNTDDAEGEIISASSAAGVAEEAIRKGVAALTGQIMQVPPQVSAIKVNGERAYKRARAGEEVELKARPVTVSGFEITGIRRDGDLIDVDASVTCSSGTYIRALARDLGADLGTGGHLTYLRRTRVGPYDLSMARTIEQLSAECTILPMAEAVAAAFPRRDVTAEEAGAVAHGGRLPSLGLGKGPIGVFGPDGTLLALVEEHGKITKSLAVFVS from the coding sequence ATGAGCACGGCTCGCGCCAAGCGCACCCCGCCGCCGAGCGGGCTGGTCATCGTCGACAAGCCCGCCGAGTGGACCTCGCACGACGTCGTCGGCAAGCTCCGCGGGATCGCGGGCACCCGCAGGGTCGGTCACGCGGGCACGCTGGACCCGATGGCCACCGGGGTGCTGGTGGTCGGGGTGGAGAAGGCCACCCGCCTCCTGGGGCATCTCGCGCTCACCGAGAAGGGCTACGACGCCACGATCCGGCTCGGGCAGTCCACCAACACCGACGACGCCGAGGGTGAGATCATCTCGGCCTCCTCGGCGGCAGGGGTCGCCGAGGAGGCGATCAGGAAGGGCGTCGCCGCCCTGACCGGCCAGATCATGCAGGTCCCGCCGCAGGTCAGCGCCATCAAGGTGAACGGCGAGCGCGCCTACAAGCGGGCCAGGGCGGGGGAGGAGGTCGAGCTCAAGGCGCGCCCGGTGACCGTGTCGGGCTTCGAGATCACCGGCATCCGCCGTGACGGCGACCTGATCGACGTCGACGCCTCGGTGACCTGTTCCAGCGGCACCTACATCCGCGCGCTGGCCCGTGACCTGGGGGCCGACCTGGGCACCGGCGGTCACCTGACCTACCTGCGCCGCACCCGCGTGGGGCCCTACGACCTGTCGATGGCGCGCACCATCGAGCAGCTCTCCGCCGAGTGCACGATCCTGCCGATGGCCGAGGCGGTCGCGGCGGCCTTCCCGCGCCGCGACGTGACCGCCGAGGAGGCGGGCGCCGTCGCGCACGGCGGGCGGCTGCCCTCGCTGGGGCTGGGCAAGGGCCCGATCGGCGTGTTCGGCCCGGACGGCACCCTGCTGGCGCTGGTCGAGGAGCACGGCAAGATCACCAAGTCGCTGGCGGTGTTCGTCTCCTGA
- a CDS encoding DHH family phosphoesterase translates to MTPDLPGGGPVPVRDWDRAVGLISSADEIALACHISPDGDALGSMLALGLALRAAGKRVTASFGERRFRVPRLLRFLPGQELLAEPGDYPAVPELMITFDVPIVDRLGMLAGNAVKARELIVVDHHPSNTGFGTLNLVDPAAAATAVLAEELIRRLGLPLDRAIATCLYAGLVTDTGSFRHSSTTPGVHLMAARLVATGLNPEEIARELWDRSPFGYLRVLGAVLDRVTLEPEVGEGLVWTFVTRADRAAYGLPYDEVEGIIDVIRRTDEADMAVILKEDDDGAWQVSTRSKGAVDVSRIATALGGGGHTKAAGFTSHLPVEQTMASLRALL, encoded by the coding sequence GTGACGCCCGACCTGCCTGGCGGTGGCCCGGTCCCGGTCCGTGACTGGGACCGGGCCGTCGGCCTGATCTCGTCCGCCGACGAGATCGCGCTGGCCTGTCACATCTCGCCGGACGGTGACGCGCTCGGCTCGATGCTGGCCCTCGGCCTGGCACTGCGCGCGGCGGGCAAGCGGGTCACGGCCTCCTTCGGGGAACGCCGCTTCAGAGTGCCACGGCTACTGCGTTTCCTGCCCGGGCAGGAGCTCCTGGCCGAGCCCGGCGACTACCCGGCCGTGCCCGAGCTGATGATCACTTTCGACGTCCCCATCGTCGACCGGCTCGGCATGCTCGCCGGCAACGCGGTCAAGGCCCGCGAGCTGATCGTGGTGGACCATCACCCGTCCAACACCGGGTTCGGCACGCTCAACCTCGTCGACCCGGCCGCCGCGGCCACCGCGGTGCTCGCCGAGGAGCTGATCCGCCGGCTCGGCCTGCCGCTCGACCGGGCCATCGCGACCTGCCTGTACGCCGGGCTGGTCACCGACACGGGCTCGTTCCGGCACTCCTCCACCACTCCCGGGGTGCATCTCATGGCCGCGAGGCTGGTCGCCACCGGGCTGAACCCGGAGGAGATCGCCCGGGAGCTGTGGGACCGTTCCCCGTTCGGCTACCTCAGGGTGCTCGGCGCCGTCCTGGACCGGGTGACGCTGGAGCCGGAGGTGGGCGAGGGGCTGGTCTGGACGTTCGTCACCCGTGCCGACCGGGCGGCGTACGGCCTGCCGTACGACGAGGTGGAGGGGATCATCGACGTGATCCGGCGCACCGACGAGGCGGACATGGCCGTGATCCTCAAGGAGGACGACGACGGCGCCTGGCAGGTCTCCACCCGTTCCAAGGGCGCGGTGGACGTCTCCCGCATCGCCACCGCGCTGGGCGGCGGCGGGCACACCAAGGCGGCGGGCTTCACCTCCCATCTGCCCGTCGAGCAGACGATGGCGAGCCTCCGCGCACTCCTGTAG
- a CDS encoding FadR/GntR family transcriptional regulator, protein MHPDTTPPTTDDLSRMLGQVLGDTAQSSVLSPVKVQSVATEVADRLMTAVAIGDYLPGERLPGERELATILDVSRATVREAIGRLQAVGIVEIKRGRTGGAYVRTSWTEATASAVRRTLLPRWPELEQLFDLRCLVEGLVARTAALRRTDEDLAAMRVALDGYAQARTLGQEQAADAAFHGAVLAATGNPKISALSRDMLMRVSLGFPVEPYGEDDPEDYQRALIEHRKIYEAIAARDAEQAGSLAEEHFTLTSDMMRAMLERAQERAAR, encoded by the coding sequence GTGCACCCCGACACGACACCCCCGACAACCGACGATCTATCCCGCATGCTGGGGCAGGTGCTGGGCGACACCGCCCAGTCCTCCGTGCTCAGCCCCGTCAAGGTGCAGTCGGTGGCCACGGAGGTGGCAGACCGGCTGATGACCGCCGTCGCGATAGGCGACTACCTGCCCGGCGAACGCCTCCCCGGGGAGCGCGAGCTGGCCACGATCCTCGACGTGAGCCGCGCGACGGTCCGCGAGGCCATCGGCCGGCTCCAGGCGGTGGGCATCGTGGAGATCAAGCGCGGCCGGACCGGCGGCGCCTACGTCAGGACGAGCTGGACCGAGGCCACGGCCTCCGCCGTCCGCCGGACGCTCCTGCCCCGCTGGCCCGAGCTGGAGCAGCTGTTCGACCTGCGGTGCCTGGTGGAGGGGCTGGTGGCGCGGACCGCCGCGCTCCGCCGTACCGACGAGGACCTGGCGGCCATGCGCGTGGCGCTGGACGGCTACGCGCAGGCCCGCACGCTGGGCCAGGAGCAGGCCGCCGACGCGGCCTTCCACGGCGCCGTGCTGGCCGCGACGGGCAACCCGAAGATCAGCGCGCTCAGCAGGGACATGCTGATGCGGGTGAGCCTCGGATTCCCCGTCGAACCGTACGGGGAGGACGACCCGGAGGACTACCAGCGGGCGCTGATCGAACACCGGAAGATCTACGAAGCGATCGCGGCCCGCGACGCCGAGCAGGCGGGCTCGCTGGCGGAGGAGCACTTCACGCTCACCTCCGACATGATGCGCGCCATGCTCGAACGCGCCCAGGAGCGGGCCGCCAGGTAA
- a CDS encoding ABC transporter permease, with product MSGAEPVPAVAAPVRHGAGPWRQAATRILRNRSAMTAGAGLLLIALVCLLAPVYAGSIAHTDPFVSNISGTTVVGGQEVQVLQQSTEGLGLGVTPIGPTGDPGHYLLGADNQGRDVMARLLYGGRNSLLIGVSSALLCCALATVLGVVAGYFGGWIDAVLSRFFDVIWAFPVYLLAICLSVVLLTSGLHLGPVHIDAGSLALPIVIIALIYVPYVARPLRGQVMALRDKEFLHAAVGLGASDLRIMRREVLPNIMPTVVVFLPLMTALNMLTESALSFLSVGVQSPDASWGTIINDGLALLYTRPMITIAAGLFVALTAVALNVFGDGVRDALDPNARLRGGA from the coding sequence GTGAGCGGGGCCGAGCCCGTCCCTGCCGTCGCCGCCCCGGTCCGGCACGGCGCCGGGCCGTGGCGGCAGGCCGCAACCCGGATCCTGCGCAACCGCTCCGCGATGACCGCCGGGGCCGGGCTGCTCCTCATCGCGCTCGTCTGCCTGCTGGCCCCGGTCTACGCGGGTTCGATCGCGCACACCGACCCGTTCGTCTCCAACATCTCCGGCACCACGGTCGTGGGCGGCCAGGAGGTCCAGGTCCTCCAGCAGAGCACCGAGGGCCTTGGCCTGGGCGTCACCCCGATCGGCCCGACCGGCGACCCCGGCCACTACCTGCTCGGCGCGGACAACCAGGGCCGCGACGTCATGGCCAGGCTCCTGTACGGCGGGCGCAACAGCCTGCTGATCGGCGTCTCCTCGGCGCTGCTCTGCTGCGCGCTGGCCACCGTGCTCGGCGTGGTCGCCGGTTACTTCGGCGGCTGGATCGACGCGGTGCTCTCCCGGTTCTTCGACGTGATCTGGGCCTTCCCGGTCTACCTGCTGGCCATCTGCCTGTCGGTGGTGCTGCTCACCAGCGGCCTGCACCTGGGGCCGGTCCACATCGACGCGGGCAGCCTCGCGCTGCCGATCGTCATCATCGCGCTGATCTACGTCCCCTACGTGGCCCGCCCGCTGCGCGGCCAGGTCATGGCGCTGCGCGACAAGGAGTTCCTGCACGCGGCCGTCGGCCTGGGCGCGAGCGACCTGCGGATCATGCGCCGTGAGGTGCTGCCGAACATCATGCCCACGGTGGTGGTCTTCCTGCCGCTGATGACCGCGCTCAACATGCTCACCGAGTCGGCGCTGTCGTTCCTGTCGGTCGGCGTCCAGTCGCCCGACGCGAGCTGGGGCACGATCATCAACGACGGCCTCGCCCTGCTCTACACCCGTCCGATGATCACCATCGCCGCGGGACTGTTCGTCGCGCTGACCGCGGTCGCGCTCAACGTCTTCGGCGACGGCGTGCGCGACGCGCTCGACCCGAACGCCCGGCTGCGGGGAGGCGCCTGA
- a CDS encoding ABC transporter ATP-binding protein codes for MPDQPLLEVTDLRVRFRTGRGHFTAVDGLSFSVRPGEVLGVVGESGSGKSVSMLGVLGLIRTPNAEISGKVVFRGRDLLALKDREMRAVRGREIAMIFQDPMTALTPVYTVGWQIAEQIRAHERISKREARDRAVRLLDEVGIPAPGKRVDSYPHEFSGGMRQRVVIAMALSCNPGLLIADEPTTALDVTTQAQILDLMRRLRTDHGSAIVMITHDMGVVSEIADEVLVMYGGRAVERGVRRDVFHAPRHPYTWGLLDSVPRVGGPRVRRLPTIPGAPGASDGGCPFADRCIHRHAACDEVPSLTGGSGHLDACWLPAEGRERIRRGDRSGPEASPARQSARAADEER; via the coding sequence GTGCCTGACCAACCACTTCTCGAAGTCACCGATCTGCGGGTGCGCTTCCGCACCGGCAGGGGCCATTTCACGGCCGTCGACGGACTGTCCTTCTCCGTGCGGCCCGGCGAGGTGCTGGGCGTCGTGGGGGAGTCGGGCTCGGGCAAGAGCGTGTCGATGCTCGGCGTGCTCGGGCTGATCCGCACCCCCAACGCGGAGATCTCCGGGAAGGTCGTCTTCCGCGGCCGGGATCTGCTGGCCCTGAAGGACCGGGAGATGCGGGCCGTCCGGGGGCGGGAGATCGCCATGATCTTCCAGGACCCGATGACCGCCCTCACCCCCGTCTACACGGTCGGCTGGCAGATCGCCGAGCAGATCCGCGCCCACGAGAGGATCTCCAAGAGGGAGGCCCGCGACCGCGCGGTCAGGCTGCTCGACGAGGTCGGCATCCCGGCCCCCGGCAAGCGGGTGGACTCCTACCCGCACGAGTTCTCCGGCGGCATGCGCCAGCGCGTGGTCATCGCCATGGCGCTGTCGTGCAACCCCGGGCTGCTGATCGCCGACGAGCCCACCACCGCGCTCGACGTGACCACCCAGGCGCAGATCCTCGACCTGATGCGCCGCCTGCGCACCGACCACGGCTCGGCGATCGTCATGATCACCCATGACATGGGCGTGGTCTCGGAGATCGCCGACGAGGTCCTGGTCATGTACGGCGGGCGGGCGGTCGAGCGGGGTGTCCGCAGGGACGTCTTCCACGCCCCCCGCCACCCCTACACCTGGGGACTGCTCGACTCGGTGCCCCGGGTGGGCGGCCCGCGCGTCCGGCGGCTGCCCACGATCCCGGGCGCCCCCGGCGCCTCGGACGGCGGCTGCCCCTTCGCCGACCGCTGTATCCACCGCCACGCGGCCTGCGACGAGGTCCCCTCCCTCACCGGCGGGTCCGGACACCTCGACGCCTGCTGGCTGCCCGCGGAGGGCAGGGAGCGGATCCGGCGCGGCGACCGGAGCGGCCCGGAGGCGTCCCCGGCACGACAGAGCGCCCGCGCGGCGGATGAGGAGCGGTGA
- a CDS encoding ABC transporter substrate-binding protein codes for MKRNLPIAAGAALLALSVSACSGTSSPAEPAGSAGTAGSSQASPAGFQEQHKGGTLRLQAKSGDGTLDPHINYSNGNWQIFQAMYDGLLAFKKVGGEASYDLVPDLAEAMPEVSPDGKSYTFTLRKGVKFAGGGEVTADDVVASFERIYKVSGPTSGTFYAGIVGAAACVKKPKECTLDKGVVADKAKNTVTINLVEPDSEFPLKLALPHAAVLPKDTPDKDQGTKPIGGTGPYMAVSYDPNKELKLVRNPDFTEWSREAQPQGYPDEIVYSYGLTAEAAVTAVQNGQADWIFDPLPADRLSEIGTKYASQAHVNQLSAFWYLPLNTNLAPFDKPEARQALNWAIDRQAVVKMFGGANVAQPACTLLPPGIPGHADFCDFPRPDLAKAKDLVQQSGTAGQEVAVVVSDDEVSKQIGEYVRSTLEQIGYQAKLKVISTNIHFTYIQNDKNKVQVSVSQWYADYPAASDFLHVLLSCASFRPGSDSSINISGYCDKDIDARMAEAMTLDRTDKDAANAKWGEIDRDLTKASPIIPLFTPKQVDFVSSRVGNYQFHKQFFMLVSQLWVK; via the coding sequence ATGAAGCGCAACCTCCCGATCGCAGCGGGCGCGGCCCTGCTCGCCCTGTCGGTCTCCGCCTGTTCCGGCACCTCCTCCCCGGCGGAGCCCGCCGGATCCGCCGGGACGGCCGGCTCCTCCCAGGCGAGCCCCGCGGGATTCCAGGAGCAGCACAAGGGCGGCACGCTCCGCCTGCAGGCCAAGTCCGGCGACGGCACGCTCGACCCGCACATCAACTACAGCAACGGCAACTGGCAGATCTTCCAGGCCATGTACGACGGCCTGCTGGCCTTCAAGAAGGTCGGCGGCGAGGCCTCCTACGACCTGGTCCCGGACCTGGCCGAGGCCATGCCCGAGGTCAGCCCGGACGGTAAGTCCTACACCTTCACCCTCCGCAAGGGCGTGAAGTTCGCCGGCGGCGGCGAGGTCACCGCCGACGACGTGGTGGCCTCCTTCGAGCGGATCTACAAGGTCTCCGGGCCCACCTCCGGCACCTTCTACGCCGGGATCGTCGGCGCCGCCGCCTGCGTCAAGAAGCCCAAGGAGTGCACGCTCGACAAGGGCGTCGTCGCCGACAAGGCCAAGAACACGGTCACGATCAACCTGGTCGAGCCGGACTCGGAGTTCCCGCTCAAGCTCGCCCTGCCGCACGCGGCCGTCCTGCCGAAGGACACCCCGGACAAGGACCAGGGCACCAAGCCGATCGGCGGCACCGGACCTTACATGGCGGTCTCCTACGACCCCAACAAGGAGCTCAAGCTCGTCCGCAACCCCGACTTCACCGAGTGGTCGCGCGAGGCGCAGCCGCAGGGCTACCCGGACGAGATCGTCTACTCCTACGGCCTCACCGCCGAGGCCGCGGTCACCGCGGTCCAGAACGGCCAGGCTGACTGGATCTTCGACCCGCTGCCCGCCGACCGGCTCAGCGAGATCGGCACCAAGTACGCCTCCCAGGCGCACGTGAACCAGCTGTCGGCCTTCTGGTACCTGCCGCTCAACACCAACCTGGCGCCGTTCGACAAGCCCGAGGCCCGCCAGGCGCTCAACTGGGCGATCGACCGCCAGGCCGTGGTGAAGATGTTCGGCGGCGCCAACGTGGCCCAGCCCGCCTGCACGCTCCTGCCGCCCGGCATCCCCGGCCACGCCGACTTCTGCGACTTCCCCCGGCCGGACCTGGCCAAGGCGAAGGACCTCGTCCAGCAGTCGGGCACCGCGGGCCAGGAGGTCGCCGTCGTCGTCTCCGACGACGAGGTGAGCAAGCAGATCGGCGAGTACGTCCGCAGCACCCTGGAGCAGATCGGCTACCAGGCCAAGCTCAAGGTCATCTCGACGAACATCCACTTCACCTACATCCAGAACGACAAGAACAAGGTCCAGGTCAGCGTCTCCCAGTGGTACGCCGACTACCCCGCCGCCTCGGACTTCCTGCACGTGCTGCTCTCCTGCGCGTCCTTCCGTCCGGGCAGCGACTCCAGCATCAACATCTCCGGCTACTGCGACAAGGACATCGACGCCCGGATGGCCGAGGCCATGACGCTGGACCGTACCGACAAGGACGCCGCGAACGCCAAGTGGGGCGAGATCGACCGCGACCTGACCAAGGCGAGCCCGATCATCCCGCTGTTCACCCCCAAGCAGGTGGACTTCGTCTCCAGCAGGGTCGGCAACTACCAGTTCCACAAGCAGTTCTTCATGCTCGTCTCCCAGCTCTGGGTCAAGTAG